From a single Sinomonas atrocyanea genomic region:
- a CDS encoding type II toxin-antitoxin system VapB family antitoxin: MIFKAVGEGRPYPDHGYNTPKDWAALPPRPVRLDELVTTKRTLDLEALLAEDSTFFGDLFPHVVQYRGVLYLEDGLHRAVRTALHQRTAIHARILDLDA, encoded by the coding sequence GTGATTTTCAAAGCGGTGGGCGAGGGGCGCCCGTACCCGGACCATGGCTACAACACGCCCAAGGACTGGGCCGCCCTGCCGCCCCGCCCGGTGCGTCTGGACGAGCTCGTGACCACCAAGCGCACGCTCGACCTGGAGGCGCTGCTCGCCGAGGATTCGACGTTCTTCGGGGACCTGTTCCCGCACGTGGTGCAGTACAGGGGCGTGCTCTACCTCGAGGACGGCCTCCACAGGGCGGTCCGCACGGCGCTCCACCAGCGCACCGCGATCCACGCCCGCATCCTGGACCTCGACGCGTGA
- a CDS encoding LytR C-terminal domain-containing protein has protein sequence MSRRPQDLSQYHGHHVVNGTELRTQFEEEPDPSERASRKWRRIRHGIAITLLVGIVVAGAGMAWAVLSGRLALPQPASQPTVATCPAGKYDYLPPAKVAVNVLNAAGKDGLAAQIAGELKARAFAVKTVGNDRLAVAAPAVVRGGFAGEAAAFTLQRNVPGSIYVRDGRADASVDLVLGPSFKALTAPGLVDQTPGPIVCTLPTGTAGAGG, from the coding sequence GTGTCCCGCCGCCCCCAGGACCTGAGCCAGTACCACGGACACCACGTGGTGAACGGCACTGAGCTGCGCACCCAGTTCGAGGAGGAGCCCGACCCGAGCGAGCGGGCCAGCCGCAAGTGGCGCAGGATCCGCCACGGCATCGCCATCACCCTTCTCGTGGGGATCGTAGTCGCCGGAGCCGGCATGGCCTGGGCGGTCCTCTCCGGGCGCCTCGCCCTCCCGCAGCCGGCGTCCCAGCCCACGGTGGCCACCTGCCCCGCCGGGAAGTACGACTACCTGCCGCCCGCCAAGGTCGCGGTCAACGTGCTCAACGCGGCCGGCAAGGACGGCCTCGCCGCCCAGATCGCCGGGGAGCTCAAGGCGCGGGCCTTCGCGGTGAAGACCGTGGGCAACGATCGCCTCGCCGTCGCCGCCCCCGCGGTGGTGCGCGGCGGCTTCGCGGGGGAGGCCGCCGCGTTCACGCTCCAGCGCAACGTGCCGGGCAGCATCTACGTCCGCGACGGCCGGGCCGACGCCAGCGTGGACCTCGTCCTCGGCCCGTCGTTCAAGGCCCTCACAGCCCCTGGACTCGTCGACCAGACGCCTGGGCCGATCGTGTGCACCCTGCCGACTGGGACTGCGGGCGCCGGCGGCTGA
- a CDS encoding TetR/AcrR family transcriptional regulator, with product MPRIQAESNAAQRALTQRRILDAFGQLLFTRGLPGLTMTDVARQAGVGRTAVYNYYADMEELLIGYALDETGRFLGDLKAKLSGLENPIDRLAVYIRAQVEDLSRRHLPPGPAMRAVLSPSSFAKLGDHVGELNALLTQILRDAMAQGYLPEADVDELVGLVHGSLTASADRGRGEDEAHDDDADRRTEATVRFIQLGVGARFDSQGRPVRR from the coding sequence ATGCCCCGCATCCAGGCCGAGTCGAACGCAGCCCAGCGAGCGCTCACGCAGCGCCGGATCCTCGACGCGTTCGGCCAGCTCCTGTTCACCCGCGGGCTGCCCGGCCTGACGATGACCGACGTCGCCCGGCAGGCGGGCGTCGGGCGCACCGCCGTGTACAACTACTACGCGGACATGGAGGAGCTGCTGATCGGTTATGCCCTCGACGAGACCGGCAGGTTCCTCGGCGACCTCAAGGCGAAGCTGTCGGGACTCGAGAATCCCATCGACCGCCTCGCGGTGTACATCCGTGCGCAGGTCGAGGACCTGTCCCGCCGGCACCTCCCTCCCGGACCGGCCATGCGCGCGGTGCTCTCGCCGTCGTCCTTCGCCAAGCTCGGGGACCACGTCGGCGAGCTCAACGCGCTCCTGACCCAGATCCTCCGCGACGCGATGGCGCAGGGGTATCTGCCCGAGGCCGACGTCGACGAGCTCGTGGGGCTGGTGCACGGCTCGCTGACGGCGAGCGCCGACAGGGGTCGAGGCGAGGACGAGGCGCACGACGACGACGCGGACCGCCGCACGGAGGCCACCGTCCGCTTCATCCAGCTCGGAGTGGGCGCCCGGTTCGACTCCCAGGGCAGGCCCGTGCGCCGCTGA
- a CDS encoding sugar phosphate isomerase/epimerase family protein — MPRPFTLFTGQWADLKLEEVAELAAGWGYDGLEIAVSGEHLDAARWDDQAYIDERLGILERHGLQLYAISNHLKGQAVCDDPIDFRHQGIVGSRVWGDGDPEGVRRRAAEDLKDTARLARALGVKTVVGFTGSGIWQYVAMFPPVPATVIDAGYQDFADRWNPILDVFDECGVRFAHEVHPSEIAYDYVSTQRALEAIGHRPAFGLNWDPSHMMWQGLDPVAFITDFAERIYHVDCKDTRMRMGNGRAGILSSHLPWGDPRRGWDFVSAGRGDVPWEDCFRALTAIGYDGPISIEWEDAGMDRLVGAPEALAALKKFDFAPATASFDAAFSNQT; from the coding sequence ATGCCCCGCCCCTTCACCCTGTTCACCGGCCAGTGGGCCGACCTCAAGCTCGAGGAGGTCGCCGAGCTCGCCGCCGGCTGGGGCTACGACGGCCTCGAGATCGCCGTCTCCGGCGAACACCTCGACGCCGCCCGCTGGGACGATCAGGCCTACATCGACGAACGCCTCGGCATCCTCGAACGCCACGGCCTGCAGCTCTACGCGATCTCCAACCACCTCAAGGGCCAGGCCGTGTGCGACGACCCGATCGACTTCCGCCACCAGGGAATCGTCGGGTCCCGGGTGTGGGGCGACGGCGACCCCGAGGGCGTGCGGCGACGGGCCGCCGAGGACCTCAAGGACACCGCCCGACTCGCCCGCGCCCTCGGCGTGAAGACCGTGGTCGGATTCACCGGCTCGGGCATCTGGCAGTACGTGGCCATGTTCCCGCCCGTGCCCGCCACCGTCATCGACGCCGGCTACCAGGACTTCGCCGACCGGTGGAACCCCATCCTCGACGTCTTCGACGAGTGCGGGGTCCGGTTCGCCCACGAGGTCCACCCCTCCGAGATCGCCTACGACTACGTCTCCACCCAGCGCGCCCTCGAGGCCATCGGCCACCGGCCCGCGTTCGGCCTGAACTGGGACCCCTCCCACATGATGTGGCAGGGCCTGGACCCCGTCGCGTTCATCACCGACTTCGCCGAGCGGATCTACCACGTGGACTGCAAGGACACCCGGATGCGCATGGGCAACGGCCGCGCCGGCATCCTCTCCTCCCACCTGCCCTGGGGCGACCCCCGCCGCGGCTGGGACTTCGTCTCCGCCGGCCGCGGCGACGTCCCCTGGGAGGACTGCTTCCGGGCCCTGACCGCCATCGGCTACGACGGGCCCATCAGCATCGAATGGGAGGACGCCGGCATGGACCGCCTCGTCGGCGCCCCCGAGGCCCTCGCCGCCCTGAAGAAGTTCGACTTCGCCCCCGCCACCGCCTCCTTCGACGCCGCCTTCAGCAACCAGACCTGA
- a CDS encoding Gfo/Idh/MocA family protein: MSPGAAPAGQEAVQPLGVAAIGYAFMGRAHSHAWRNVSAFFDVPGIEQKVLVGRHAEEVAEAAAKYGWAESATDWREVIVRDDVHIVDICAPGWLHAEIAVAALEAGKHVLVEKPLANTLAEAERMAEAAAAARRRGIASMVGFTYRRVPALAYAKQLIAAGRLGTVRQVRASYLQDWLADEDAPMTWRLRKETAGSGALGDIASHAIDQVQYLLDDTVTGASGRLHTFVGRRPGPDGPEDVTVDDAAWATLSLASGAIASIEVSRIATGKKNSLRIEVYGSDGALAFDLERPGELEFLDATAPPEEAGFRRIVVTEPGHPYMAAWWPQGHMIGWEHAFTHQARDFLAAIRDGAAPTPSFEDGLQVQRVLAAIEESAAAKSATVHL, translated from the coding sequence ATGAGCCCCGGCGCCGCCCCCGCAGGGCAGGAAGCGGTGCAGCCGCTCGGCGTCGCGGCGATCGGGTACGCGTTCATGGGCCGGGCCCACTCGCACGCGTGGCGCAACGTCTCGGCGTTCTTCGACGTCCCCGGCATCGAGCAGAAGGTCCTCGTGGGCCGGCACGCCGAGGAGGTCGCCGAGGCGGCCGCGAAGTACGGGTGGGCCGAGTCCGCGACGGACTGGCGGGAGGTGATCGTCCGGGACGATGTGCACATCGTGGACATCTGCGCCCCCGGCTGGCTGCACGCCGAGATCGCCGTCGCCGCGCTCGAGGCCGGCAAGCACGTCCTCGTGGAGAAGCCGCTGGCCAACACGCTGGCCGAGGCCGAGCGGATGGCCGAGGCCGCGGCCGCGGCCCGCCGGCGCGGCATCGCCTCGATGGTCGGCTTCACGTACCGGCGCGTCCCCGCCCTGGCGTATGCGAAGCAGCTCATCGCGGCCGGGCGCCTCGGCACCGTCCGCCAGGTGCGCGCCTCCTACCTGCAGGACTGGCTCGCCGACGAGGACGCGCCCATGACGTGGCGGCTGCGGAAGGAGACCGCCGGGTCCGGCGCGCTCGGGGACATCGCCTCCCACGCGATCGACCAGGTCCAGTACCTCCTGGACGACACCGTCACCGGGGCCTCCGGCCGGCTGCACACGTTCGTGGGGCGCCGCCCCGGCCCGGACGGCCCCGAGGACGTCACGGTCGACGACGCCGCCTGGGCCACGCTGTCCCTCGCCTCCGGGGCCATCGCCTCGATCGAGGTCTCCCGGATCGCGACCGGCAAGAAGAACTCCCTGCGGATCGAGGTGTACGGCTCGGACGGGGCGCTCGCGTTCGACCTCGAACGCCCCGGCGAGCTCGAGTTCCTCGACGCCACCGCCCCGCCCGAGGAGGCCGGCTTCCGGCGGATCGTGGTCACCGAGCCCGGCCACCCCTACATGGCCGCCTGGTGGCCTCAAGGCCACATGATCGGCTGGGAGCACGCCTTCACCCACCAGGCGCGCGACTTCCTGGCCGCCATCCGGGACGGGGCCGCCCCCACGCCCTCGTTCGAGGACGGCCTGCAGGTCCAGCGCGTCCTCGCCGCCATCGAGGAATCCGCCGCCGCCAAGTCCGCCACCGTGCACCTCTGA
- a CDS encoding Gfo/Idh/MocA family protein: MSRGPVGVAVIGAGVISKQYLDNLTAFPDVEVRVIADLFPEAARARAEEYGIAEHGAPELALDHPDVEIIVNLTIPAAHVEVATAAVRAGKHVWTEKPFSLDRESGLGLLKEADDAGLRLGCAPDTFLGAGLQTARRVIERGDIGVPLTAQTVFQTPGPESWHPNPAFLFQPGAGPLFDMGPYYLTALVQTFGSVRRVAAVGSKAHATRVIGSGPKAGEEFTVEVPTHVSALAQFESGASSHSIFSFESPRTRMGFVEITGTEATLSLPDPNYFDGELQICRVGETDWTAIPTTGPANGRGMGVLDMARSIRAGQPHRATGQLAYHVLDTMVSVSESIDSGAFVPVASSAPSSAPLPEDWAPTEATLDGVRA, translated from the coding sequence GTGAGCCGCGGACCGGTCGGCGTCGCCGTCATCGGCGCGGGCGTCATCTCCAAGCAGTACCTGGACAACCTCACTGCGTTCCCGGACGTGGAGGTGCGCGTCATCGCCGACCTCTTCCCGGAGGCGGCCAGGGCCCGGGCCGAGGAGTACGGGATCGCCGAGCACGGCGCCCCCGAGCTCGCGCTGGACCACCCGGACGTGGAGATCATCGTCAACCTCACGATCCCGGCCGCGCACGTCGAGGTCGCCACCGCCGCCGTCCGGGCGGGCAAGCATGTCTGGACGGAGAAGCCGTTCTCGCTCGACCGGGAGAGCGGGCTGGGGCTGCTGAAGGAGGCGGACGACGCCGGGCTGCGGCTCGGGTGCGCCCCGGACACCTTCCTCGGCGCCGGCCTGCAGACCGCCCGGCGCGTGATCGAGCGCGGCGACATCGGCGTCCCGCTCACCGCCCAGACCGTCTTCCAGACCCCGGGCCCGGAGTCCTGGCACCCGAACCCCGCGTTCCTGTTCCAGCCCGGCGCCGGCCCGCTGTTCGACATGGGCCCGTACTACCTCACCGCCCTCGTCCAGACGTTCGGCAGCGTGCGCCGGGTCGCCGCCGTGGGCTCGAAGGCCCACGCGACCCGTGTGATCGGCTCGGGCCCGAAGGCGGGCGAGGAGTTCACCGTGGAGGTCCCCACGCACGTGAGCGCCCTGGCCCAGTTCGAATCGGGCGCGTCCTCCCACAGCATCTTCAGCTTCGAGTCCCCCCGGACCCGGATGGGCTTCGTGGAGATCACCGGGACCGAGGCGACGCTGTCGCTGCCGGACCCGAACTACTTCGACGGCGAGCTGCAGATCTGCCGCGTCGGCGAGACGGACTGGACCGCGATCCCCACCACGGGCCCGGCCAACGGCCGCGGCATGGGCGTGCTGGACATGGCCCGCTCGATCCGCGCCGGCCAGCCCCACCGCGCCACCGGGCAGCTGGCCTACCACGTGCTCGACACCATGGTCTCGGTCTCGGAATCGATCGACTCCGGCGCGTTCGTCCCGGTGGCGAGCAGCGCGCCGTCGTCCGCCCCGCTGCCCGAGGACTGGGCCCCCACCGAGGCCACCCTCGACGGGGTGCGAGCATGA
- a CDS encoding sugar phosphate isomerase/epimerase family protein, translating into MTYSVQLYSVRDAIEADLPGTIARLAEIGYTQVEPYNFAARAEELAAAFAEHGITAPTAHAPLLSADQDEIFAAAKRLGIGTVIDPYLPAEHWQDEATIRDTAARLNAAAKKGAEHGIRVGYHNHDWEISSTIGGTTALEFFAGLLDPGLVLEVDTYWAAVGGADPAALLARLGDRVVAIHLKDGPVDHDKKAQLPAGQGKVDIWGVIAAAKDLEVGVVEFDDYAGDIFEGVAASLRYLEAGAPSSAEATSGAAK; encoded by the coding sequence ATGACGTATTCCGTGCAGCTGTATTCCGTCCGCGACGCGATCGAGGCGGACCTTCCGGGCACGATCGCCCGGCTGGCCGAGATCGGCTACACCCAGGTGGAGCCCTACAACTTCGCCGCCCGGGCCGAGGAGCTCGCCGCCGCGTTCGCCGAGCACGGCATCACCGCTCCGACGGCGCACGCGCCGCTGCTGTCCGCCGACCAGGACGAGATCTTCGCCGCGGCCAAGCGGCTGGGCATCGGCACGGTGATCGACCCCTACCTCCCCGCCGAGCACTGGCAGGACGAGGCGACCATCCGCGACACGGCGGCCAGGCTCAATGCCGCCGCCAAGAAGGGCGCCGAGCACGGCATCCGCGTGGGCTACCACAACCACGACTGGGAGATCTCCTCCACGATCGGGGGCACCACGGCGCTGGAGTTCTTCGCCGGCCTCCTCGACCCCGGGCTCGTCCTCGAGGTCGACACCTACTGGGCCGCCGTCGGGGGGGCGGACCCCGCCGCGCTCCTGGCGCGCCTGGGCGACCGCGTGGTCGCGATCCACCTCAAGGACGGCCCCGTGGACCACGACAAGAAGGCCCAGCTCCCGGCGGGCCAGGGCAAGGTCGACATCTGGGGCGTGATCGCCGCCGCGAAGGACCTCGAGGTCGGCGTCGTCGAGTTCGACGACTACGCCGGGGACATCTTCGAGGGCGTCGCGGCGTCCCTGCGCTACCTCGAGGCCGGCGCGCCGTCGTCCGCCGAGGCCACGTCGGGGGCCGCGAAGTGA
- a CDS encoding carbohydrate ABC transporter permease: MSTVLHTHTGPAAGGVDSDGTGARPARKRRTVSEADLRGRWWRFALILAITAVVLIPILVVLVLAFSPSSTSSSTGITFENFTNVFEETLASTWLKNSLVVTLSTVLVSVAVAAPAGYVLSRGRSRAVAGYSLLLFVMQSLPIITSVVPLFILFATMGLVDNLLGLTIVYVASTMTVATWMMAAYFDSIPASLEEASWIDGCSVFGSFRKIVLRNSLPGVLSTAIFAFLLAWNDYLVAIVFLRSNEIFTLPMGVQSFFQQNQTDWGGVMALAVVMMLPPIIVFAALNKYFSVGGIGGSLAGR; encoded by the coding sequence ATGAGCACGGTCCTGCACACGCACACGGGCCCCGCCGCAGGCGGGGTGGACTCCGACGGGACCGGCGCCCGCCCCGCCCGGAAGCGCCGCACCGTCTCGGAGGCCGACCTGCGGGGACGCTGGTGGCGCTTCGCGCTCATCCTCGCCATCACCGCCGTGGTCCTCATCCCGATCCTCGTCGTGCTGGTCCTCGCGTTCAGTCCTTCGTCGACGAGCAGCTCCACCGGGATCACGTTCGAGAACTTCACGAACGTGTTCGAGGAGACCCTGGCCTCCACCTGGCTCAAGAACAGCCTGGTCGTGACCCTCTCCACCGTCCTCGTCTCCGTCGCGGTCGCCGCGCCGGCCGGGTACGTGCTCTCCCGGGGACGCAGCCGAGCCGTGGCCGGGTACTCCCTGCTGCTGTTCGTCATGCAGTCGCTGCCGATCATCACCTCGGTGGTCCCGCTGTTCATCCTCTTCGCGACGATGGGCCTCGTGGACAACCTCCTGGGCCTCACGATCGTCTACGTCGCCTCGACCATGACGGTGGCGACGTGGATGATGGCCGCCTACTTCGACTCGATCCCGGCCAGCCTCGAGGAGGCCTCGTGGATCGACGGGTGCTCGGTCTTCGGCTCCTTCAGGAAGATCGTGCTGCGCAACAGCCTCCCGGGCGTGCTCTCGACCGCGATCTTCGCCTTCCTCCTGGCCTGGAACGACTACCTCGTGGCGATCGTGTTCCTGCGCTCGAACGAGATCTTCACGCTCCCCATGGGCGTGCAGTCGTTCTTCCAGCAGAACCAGACCGACTGGGGCGGCGTCATGGCCCTCGCCGTGGTCATGATGCTGCCGCCGATCATCGTCTTCGCCGCGCTCAACAAGTACTTCAGCGTGGGCGGCATCGGCGGCTCGCTCGCCGGCCGCTGA
- a CDS encoding carbohydrate ABC transporter permease — MTTTAGIARARRGLGPGGPGRAAEPQRRSRLSTQAKRTFFWLLLPSVILLVLIHGYPLVYAAIQATHNGSLIETGQFVGLDNFAAVLNSPKFWKATEFTVVFTLVGVFGSWLVGMGLALLLRTRIPAGGTFKVLLLLPWVVPIVVSSTAWNWLVATPTSPVPTIFRTLGLGAPYFLADPTLAAIMVCLFKVWVSFPFMMMMTSSALASVDNTVYEAASMDGATRWQQFTGITLPLIARSTYISWILMTIFCVNDFPTIYLLTGGGPVDATTSLVVLAYRTVFQDFQTGTGVAIAFLMTMTLVVVSALLYRQIRKSSVE; from the coding sequence ATGACAACGACAGCCGGCATCGCCCGGGCCCGCAGGGGCCTGGGCCCGGGCGGCCCCGGTCGCGCGGCCGAACCCCAGCGCAGGAGCAGGCTCAGCACCCAGGCGAAGAGGACCTTCTTCTGGCTCCTGCTGCCCTCGGTCATCCTGCTCGTCCTCATCCACGGCTACCCCCTCGTGTACGCCGCGATCCAGGCCACGCACAACGGCTCCCTCATCGAGACCGGGCAGTTCGTGGGGCTCGACAACTTCGCGGCCGTGCTGAACTCGCCGAAGTTCTGGAAGGCCACCGAGTTCACCGTCGTCTTCACCCTGGTCGGCGTGTTCGGCTCGTGGCTCGTGGGCATGGGGCTCGCCCTGCTCCTGCGCACCCGCATCCCCGCGGGCGGCACGTTCAAGGTCCTGCTGCTGCTGCCCTGGGTCGTGCCGATCGTCGTCTCCTCGACGGCATGGAACTGGCTCGTGGCGACCCCGACGAGCCCGGTCCCCACGATCTTCCGGACGCTCGGGCTCGGCGCGCCCTACTTCCTGGCCGACCCGACGCTCGCCGCCATCATGGTGTGCCTGTTCAAGGTCTGGGTCAGCTTCCCGTTCATGATGATGATGACGAGCTCCGCGCTGGCCTCCGTGGACAATACCGTCTACGAGGCGGCCAGCATGGACGGGGCCACGCGCTGGCAGCAGTTCACCGGCATCACGCTGCCCCTCATCGCGCGGTCCACCTACATCTCGTGGATCCTCATGACGATCTTCTGCGTCAACGACTTCCCCACGATCTACCTCCTCACAGGCGGCGGACCGGTCGACGCGACCACCTCCCTCGTGGTGCTCGCCTACCGCACGGTGTTCCAGGACTTCCAGACCGGGACCGGCGTGGCCATCGCCTTCCTCATGACCATGACCCTCGTGGTGGTCTCAGCCCTCCTCTACCGCCAGATCCGAAAGTCGAGCGTCGAATGA
- a CDS encoding ABC transporter substrate-binding protein, whose product MTASSTTFSRRGFLGLAAAAAAVPALAACGGGSASGGGNGEIKFWDMPWGTPAYNEAAKKLVEGYKPASGNLKASYQIIQWNNFYQTFSSAIASKTGPAVSTGGGFQAFQFDQQGQIAHADGVVDAMKKNGMYDDLLPGVLDPFKSANGYVAVPWQLDMRVFWYRKSLFDQAGVGLPKDWATLLEAGKALKKIGAFGFMTGAGAGNNYGNHSMIMMMVNNGGGVWSKDGQLDLMNDRNVEAVEFLLELRSNGIIDPACLGYTTDNMSAQWKDKKAGFGLFQIGVPQRVGDTSGDIMVADPIAGPHGDKATIVFPNNIMMYKNTPSQASSEAFLVNYLGQLKNLWQQKLMNSLPVFKSITQIPEFANDPNNVKIVKDWQPIAKTFAAQGSALNANLAALDGGQALNQFTQTVLSGQTDAKTALQTFQSSLQSVIKS is encoded by the coding sequence ATGACCGCATCCAGCACCACGTTCTCCCGCAGGGGCTTCCTCGGCCTCGCCGCCGCGGCCGCGGCCGTACCCGCGCTCGCGGCGTGCGGCGGCGGGTCCGCCTCCGGCGGCGGCAACGGGGAGATCAAGTTCTGGGACATGCCGTGGGGCACCCCCGCCTACAACGAGGCGGCCAAGAAGCTCGTCGAGGGCTACAAGCCAGCGTCCGGCAACCTCAAGGCGAGCTACCAGATCATCCAGTGGAACAACTTCTACCAGACCTTCTCCTCGGCGATCGCGTCCAAGACCGGCCCCGCCGTCTCGACCGGCGGCGGCTTCCAGGCCTTCCAGTTCGACCAGCAGGGCCAGATCGCCCACGCCGACGGCGTGGTCGACGCGATGAAGAAGAACGGGATGTACGACGACCTCCTGCCCGGCGTCCTCGACCCCTTCAAGTCCGCCAACGGGTATGTCGCCGTCCCGTGGCAGCTGGACATGCGCGTCTTCTGGTACCGCAAGTCGCTCTTCGACCAGGCGGGCGTGGGGCTGCCGAAGGACTGGGCCACGCTGCTCGAGGCGGGCAAGGCCCTCAAGAAGATCGGGGCCTTCGGGTTCATGACCGGCGCCGGAGCCGGCAACAACTACGGCAACCACTCGATGATCATGATGATGGTCAACAACGGCGGCGGCGTCTGGTCCAAGGACGGCCAGCTCGACCTCATGAACGACCGCAACGTCGAGGCCGTCGAGTTCCTCCTCGAACTGCGCTCCAATGGCATCATCGACCCCGCCTGCCTGGGCTACACGACGGACAACATGTCCGCGCAGTGGAAGGACAAGAAGGCCGGGTTCGGGCTCTTCCAGATCGGCGTTCCGCAGCGCGTGGGCGACACTTCGGGCGACATCATGGTGGCCGATCCCATCGCCGGGCCGCATGGCGACAAGGCGACGATCGTGTTCCCGAACAACATCATGATGTACAAGAACACCCCGTCCCAGGCATCCTCGGAGGCCTTCCTCGTCAACTACCTCGGCCAGCTCAAGAACCTCTGGCAGCAGAAGCTCATGAACTCGCTGCCGGTCTTCAAGTCGATCACCCAGATCCCGGAGTTCGCCAACGATCCCAACAACGTCAAGATCGTCAAGGACTGGCAGCCCATCGCCAAGACGTTCGCGGCCCAGGGCTCCGCCCTCAACGCCAACCTCGCCGCGCTGGACGGCGGCCAGGCGCTGAACCAGTTCACGCAGACGGTGCTCAGCGGCCAGACGGACGCCAAGACGGCGCTGCAGACGTTCCAGAGCAGCCTGCAGTCGGTCATCAAGTCCTGA
- a CDS encoding Gfo/Idh/MocA family protein — protein MPQPAADAEAGTIGVGFLGAGPVTQAIHLPSLARLGGTFHVAHVMDVDAAVASAVAARVGATPSASMEALLDDPAVDVVAICSPHQFHAPQVIAACRAGKKAVLCEKPFAVSAEEAAEIAAVSAQTGVPIIVGAMHTFDPGWLAAEEAAGSLLQDAHTLRSSIVLPPNARFEDFATEVIARPAPAEQDLEDPAVVAAVLEGGILGLAIHDLPLVRRFVPDFSDLEVLRAEAVRPFGYVVLVRAGGRTVELTAQMSSAAPAAWKPDWTFEAIGPDSALKVTFTPSYVQAGSAVAALTAGGRTAVAGPFDHNGYEGEWRRIAGIVAGTERAPAASDLIDDLRFALAIVDGARAHVLEAAA, from the coding sequence ATGCCACAGCCCGCAGCGGACGCCGAAGCCGGCACGATCGGCGTCGGTTTCCTCGGAGCGGGCCCGGTCACCCAGGCCATCCACCTCCCGAGCCTCGCCCGGCTGGGCGGGACCTTCCACGTAGCCCATGTCATGGACGTGGACGCCGCCGTGGCCTCGGCCGTGGCCGCCCGCGTGGGGGCCACCCCCTCGGCGTCGATGGAGGCGCTCCTCGACGACCCGGCCGTGGACGTGGTCGCGATCTGCAGCCCGCACCAGTTCCACGCCCCCCAGGTCATCGCGGCCTGCCGTGCGGGCAAGAAGGCCGTCCTGTGCGAGAAGCCGTTCGCCGTCTCGGCCGAGGAGGCCGCCGAGATCGCCGCCGTCTCAGCCCAGACCGGCGTCCCGATCATCGTCGGCGCGATGCACACGTTCGATCCGGGGTGGCTGGCGGCCGAGGAGGCCGCGGGCAGCCTGCTCCAGGACGCGCACACCCTGCGGTCCTCGATCGTGCTGCCGCCGAACGCGCGGTTCGAGGACTTCGCGACGGAGGTGATCGCCCGCCCGGCGCCTGCCGAGCAGGACCTCGAGGACCCCGCGGTGGTGGCCGCCGTGCTCGAGGGCGGCATCCTGGGCCTCGCGATCCACGACCTGCCCCTCGTGCGCCGCTTCGTGCCGGACTTCTCCGACCTCGAGGTCCTGCGCGCCGAGGCGGTGCGGCCCTTCGGCTACGTGGTCCTCGTGCGCGCCGGGGGCCGCACGGTCGAGCTCACCGCCCAGATGTCGTCCGCCGCGCCCGCGGCCTGGAAGCCGGACTGGACCTTCGAGGCCATCGGCCCCGACTCCGCGCTGAAGGTCACGTTCACACCCTCCTATGTCCAGGCCGGCTCCGCGGTCGCCGCGCTCACGGCCGGAGGGCGCACAGCGGTCGCCGGCCCGTTCGACCACAACGGCTACGAGGGCGAATGGCGGCGGATCGCCGGGATCGTGGCGGGAACGGAGCGCGCCCCGGCGGCCTCCGACCTCATCGACGACCTCCGCTTCGCCCTCGCGATCGTCGACGGCGCGCGCGCCCACGTCCTGGAGGCCGCCGCATGA